One part of the Eucalyptus grandis isolate ANBG69807.140 chromosome 10, ASM1654582v1, whole genome shotgun sequence genome encodes these proteins:
- the LOC104423318 gene encoding cytosolic sulfotransferase 15 yields MARQQLPSQSAILGSEKHEQEDIDELIASLPQSKGVVSRFQSLYQNFWCPDNVLPNVIAFQRHHQAKYNDIVLASEPKTGTTWLKALVFSIVNRSRFDISNTPLLTSNPHDLVLFLELQLYRSNPRPNLDSLAEPRLFATHVPYPSLPECIKRSGCWIIYICRNPLDTVVSAWHFFLELARSEDHPAWSLEEHFEAYCKGEMPFGPFWEHMVGFWKESLERPHNVLFLKYEDLKEDIGGQLKKVAKFVGLPFTEQEEEEGVIEEIAKMCSLKTLKDLEVNKSGKVPMTIKFEKRSFFRKGEVGDWVNHLTPSMADRLNSIVQEKISPFGLQFKTR; encoded by the coding sequence ATGGCACGCCAGCAACTTCCTTCGCAGTCCGCCATCTTAGGTAGCGAAAAACATGAGCAGGAGGACATCGATGAACTAATTGCTTCACTTCCCCAAAGCAAAGGTGTGGTAAGTCGTTTCCAGTCCCTCTACCAAAATTTTTGGTGCCCGGACAACGTGCTTCCCAACGTGATCGCGTTTCAGCGGCACCATCAAGCCAAGTACAATGACATTGTCCTGGCCTCTGAGCCCAAAACAGGAACTACTTGGTTAAAGGCCCTAGTATTCTCTATCGTGAACCGCTCTCGCTTCGACATCTCCAACACACCGTTGCTCACTTCAAACCCCCATGACCTTGTCCTTTTCCTCGAGTTACAGCTGTATAGAAGCAACCCGAGGCCCAACCTTGACAGCCTAGCAGAACCGAGGCTCTTTGCTACACACGTCCCTTATCCATCCTTGCCGGAGTGCATCAAGCGGTCGGGCTGCTGGATCATATACATCTGCCGGAACCCATTGGACACTGTGGTTTCGGCTTGGCACTTCTTCCTCGAGTTGGCGCGGTCGGAGGACCACCCGGCGTGGTCTTTGGAAGAGCATTTCGAGGCCTATTGCAAAGGAGAAATGCCGTTCGGGCCCTTTTGGGAGCACATGGTGGGTTTTTGGAAGGAGAGCTTGGAGAGGCCACACAATGTGTTGTTCCTCAAGTACGAGGACTTAAAGGAAGATATTGGAGGACAACTGAAGAAGGTGGCCAAGTTTGTGGGGCTTCCCTTCACTGAgcaggaagaagaggaaggtgTAATTGAAGAGATAGCCAAAATGTGTAGCTTGAAGACCCTCAAGGACCTAGAGGTCAACAAATCTGGCAAAGTACCTATGACAATCAAGTTCGAGAAGAGAAGCTTTTTTAGGAAAGGTGAGGTGGGTGATTGGGTCAATCATCTCACTCCTTCCATGGCGGATCGCCTCAATAGTATCGTGCAAGAGAAAATCAGCCCCTTTGGCTTACAATTCAAAACACGTTGA
- the LOC104423320 gene encoding cytosolic sulfotransferase 15, translated as MAHQQLCSQSAIAGTEEHDRKETDELIASLPQRKGAPKSGTTWLKALVFSVVNRSRFGISNTPLLTSNPHELVPFFEFQLYGSKLRPNLAGLAEPRLFATHIPYPSLPECIKQSDCRIIYICRNPLDTVVSSWHFFLEKAQLEDQPEWSLEEHFETYCQGTISFGLFWDHIMGYWKMSLEWPSKVLFLKYEDLKEDTIVHLKRVAEFVGLPFTEEEEEAGVIEEIAKMCSLKTLKDLEVNKSDKVALTIEFEKRSFFRKGEVGDWVNHLTPSMVDRPNSIIQEKMNPFGLEFKTC; from the exons ATGGCACACCAGCAACTTTGTTCGCAGTCCGCCATAGCAGGTACTGAAGAGCATGATCGGAAGGAGACTGATGAACTCATTGCTTCACTTCCCCAAAGGAAAGGCGCG CCCAAATCAGGGACCACCTGGCTAAAGGCCCTAGTGTTCTCCGTCGTTAACCGCTCCCGCTTCGGCATCTCCAACACGCCCTTGCTCACTTCGAACCCCCATGAACTCGTTCCATTCTTCGAGTTCCAGCTGTACGGAAGTAAACTGAGGCCCAACCTTGCTGGCCTGGCAGAGCCGAGGCTCTTCGCAACGCACATCCCTTACCCATCCTTGCCGGAGTGCATCAAGCAGTCTGACTGCCGAATCATTTACATTTGCCGGAACCCGTTGGACACCGTGGTTTCCTCTTGGCATTTCTTCCTTGAGAAGGCGCAATTAGAAGACCAGCCAGAGTGGTCATTGGAAGAGCATTTCGAGACCTATTGCCAAGGGACAATCTCGTTCGGGCTCTTTTGGGATCACATCATGGGGTATTGGAAGATGAGCTTGGAGTGGCCATCCAAGGTGTTGTTCCTCAAGTATGAGGACCTAAAGGAGGATACTATAGTACACCTGAAGAGGGTGGCCGAGTTTGTGGGTCTTCCCTTTactgaggaggaagaggaggcagGTGTGATTGAAGAGATAGCCAAAATGTGTAGCTTGAAGACCCTAAAGGACCTAGAGGTCAACAAATCCGACAAAGTAGCCTTGACGATCGAGTTCGAGAAGAGAAGCTTTTTTAGGAAAGGGGAGGTGGGTGATTGGGTTAACCATCTCACTCCTTCCATGGTGGATCGCCCCAATAGCAtcatccaagaaaagatgaaCCCCTTTGGGTTGGAATTCAAAACGTGTTGA
- the LOC104420948 gene encoding cytosolic sulfotransferase 15, producing the protein MAMGDSEQEAIDDLIASLPQEKLLNFLPCCLFQNFWYAISMLPNVVACQRHFKAKDKDIVVASDPKSGTTWLMAIAFSIVNRSRFDASNTPLLTSSPHELVPRFEIDLFRNNSRSDLDDMEEPRLFSTHLPYPSLPECVKRSDCRIIYICRNPLDTVVSSWYFSLEMARSAEWLEWSLEEHFESYCQGKFPLGPFWEHMVGYWKESLERPHKVLFLKYEDLKEDIGGQMKKVAQFVGLPFTKEEEEGGVIEEIAKMCSLKTLKNLEVNKSGKLPSKTIEKRSFFRKGEVGDWVNHLTPSMANRLNSIMQEKIGPFGLHFKTR; encoded by the coding sequence ATGGCAATGGGAGACAGTGAGCAGGAGGCCATTGATGACCTGATTGCTTCACTTCCCCAAGAGAAACTTCTTAATTTTCTTCCTTGCTGCCTTTTCCAAAACTTTTGGTACGCGATCTCCATGCTTCCTAATGTCGTCGCGTGCCAAAGGCACTTCAAGGCCAAAGACAAGGACATTGTTGTAGCCTCTGACCCCAAATCGGGGACCACCTGGCTCATGGCCATAGCATTCTCCATTGTAAATCGCTCCCGCTTCGACGCCTCAAACACACCATTGCTCACTTCAAGCCCCCATGAACTCGTCCCTCGCTTCGAGATCGACTTGTTCAGGAATAACTCGAGATCCGATCTTGATGACATGGAGGAGCCCAGGCTTTTCTCTACGCACCTACCTTATCCAAGCTTGCCAGAGTGCGTCAAGCGGTCGGACTGCCGAATCATTTACATCTGTCGGAATCCGTTGGACACCGTGGTTTCCTCTTGGTACTTCTCCCTCGAGATGGCGCGATCAGCAGAGTGGCTAGAGTGGTCTTTGGAAGAGCATTTTGAGAGCTATTGCCAAGGTAAATTCCCGCTCGGGCCCTTTTGGGAGCACATGGTGGGGTATTGGAAAGAGAGCTTGGAGAGACCACACAAGGTGCTGTTCCTCAAGTATGAGGACTTGAAGGAAGATATTGGAGGACAGATGAAGAAGGTGGCCCAGTTTGTGGGGCTCCCCTTCActaaggaggaagaggagggaggtgTGATTGAAGAGATAGCCAAAATGTGCAGCTTGAAGACCCTCAAGAACCTGGAGGTCAATAAATCCGGCAAATTACCTAGTAAAACCATTGAGAAGAGAAGCTTTTTTAGGAAAGGCGAGGTGGGTGATTGGGTTAACCATCTCACTCCTTCCATGGCAAATCGCCTCAATAGCATCATGCAAGAGAAAATCGGCCCCTTCGGATTACATTTCAAAACACGTTGA